GAATTCTCCCTCGACCGTCACCTCACCCTTGTCGTTCACCTCGGCCACAAGGCCCTCCTTCTGCTTCAACCGGCGGAGCAGCACGCTGGTCCGCCGGTCAACAAATCTTTGCGTCAATGCGCCGTGCAGCGCGTCGGACAGGCGGTCTTCTACAGCGCGGGTAAGCTCACGCCAATGTGATTCATCACTCACCCAGCCGGAGCGCTGCGCGACAAACGTCCAGGTGCGGATATACGCCAGTCGTTTCGACAGTGTGTCAATGTCGCCATCTGTCCGGTCGATCCGCCTGATCTGACCGGCCAGCCAGTCGTCGGGCACCCGCCCGCCGCCCTGCAGAAACCCGAAGATGCTTTCCAGCATTCCGGTATGCTCTGCCGTTGAAATCCCGCGAAAATCCGGTATCCGGCAGACATCCCACAGCAGTTTCACATCGCGACCGTCACGCACGCGATCCCGGATTTCGGGCAATGCCGACAGGGTCTTCAGCGCATGCAGGTCGTCGACTTCCCGCGCACGGGAAAGCCAGTCATTGCTGGTCCGCGTCTCAAGCGCGGCAATCAGCCGCTCCGGGCTGCCGAAGTCCAGACGCGAACTGCGCCATTGCAGCTTGCGCACCGGATCGAACCGGTTCTCGACGATGGCCTCGACAACCTCCTCGTCCAGCGGGCGCGCCTCTCCGGTCACGCCGAAGGTGCCGCTCTGGGTGTGCCGCCCGGCGCGGCCCGCGATCTGCGCCAGTTCGTTCGGCCAGAGCGGGCGCATCCGCCGCCCGTCGAACTTGGCTAGCGCCGAGAACGCGACATGCTTGATGTCGAGGTTCAGCCCCATCCCGATGGCATCGGTCGCCACCAGGTAATCCACGTCGCCATTCTGATAGAGCGCGACCTGCGCGTTCCGTGTCCGCGGGCTGAGCGCCCCCATCACCACGGCGCAGCCGCCCTTTTGCCGACGGATCAGCTCCGCGATGGCATAGACGTTTTCAACCGAGAAGCCGACGATGGCCGCCCGGGGTGGCATCCGGCTGATCTTTTTCGACCCGGAATAGGACAGGTCGGAAAACCGCTCCCGCCGCATGAACTGCGCCCGCGGCACCAGCGCGGCAATCGCCCCGCGCATCGTCTCGGCCCCGAGAAACAGCGTCTCGTGCTGGCCGCGGGCGTTCAGCAGCCGGTCGGTGAAGACATGGCCACGCTCGGGGTCGGCGCAAAGCTGGATTTCATCGACGGCCAGGAAATCGGCGCCGGTGCCGGTCGGCATCGCCTCCACCGTGCAGACCCAGTATTGCGCCCGGTCGGGCACGATCCGCTCTTCCCCGGTGACCAGCGCCACGCAGGACGGGCCGCGCAGCGCGACGATCCGGTCATAGACCTCGCGCGCCAGCAGGCGCAGCGGCAGGCCGATAACCCCCGTCCGGTGGGCCAGCATCCGCTCGATCGCATAGTGGGTCTTACCGGTGTTCGTGGGCCCGAGGACCGCCGTGACCCTCGACTGCTCCGCCATGGCTTGCCTCTTTGGCCGCGTGTCTTACAGCGTCTGGCCCGAGGTGAGGCGTTCCAGCCGCGTCACGGCGTCTTCTAGGTCAGGATCATGGGGATGTATAGCGCGCGCAGCCTCGAACGCGCGCAGCGCGTCATCGTAGCGCCCCACTTCCTCAAGGATTGCACCAAGGCCGGACAGCGCCCCGAAATGCGACGGGTTCAGCGCCAGCGTGCGCTCCAGATCGGCCATCGCGGGGCCATAGCGCCCGGATCTGAAGAACGCGAGAGCACGGACATTGAACCCCTCGGCGAAATCGGGGGCATGGTCGGTCAGCGCCGTCAGATGCGCGATTGCGGTGTCGAAATCGCTTTCCTCCACCGCGTCGCGCCCCCGCTTCAGCAACAGATCGGCAGACGGAGAGCCGGACCTGGACCATTCCGACCAGATCGCGTTTTCGACATTCTTCCAGTTCGGCAGATCGGGGCGCTGCAATTCCTGCAACAACTCGGCCGCGCGGTCGTCCGCGGCCAGCGCAGGGCCCGACCACATCAGGCAAATTCCCGCAAGCCCAGCATTGAGAAGTGATCGGAATGTACCCATAACAAGGATCAGCATAGCACCGGCTGCGCAAAAGGCGACAGCCCCGCAATCACAATTCGGAGGACGAGGCATGAGCGAAACCATCGACAAGGTTGTCGAGATCATGGGCGGGAAAGTCGGCCCCGGCTTCGACGGCATCGCGAAATTCGTGATCGAGGACGAAGGCGCGGTGATCGTGGATTGCGACGGGGTCCGCGCCGGCGATGACGAGGCCGATGTGACACTGACCGCCACGCTCGACACCTTCCGCGACATGCTGGAGGGGGATTTGAACCCGACCGCCGCCTTCATGACCGGCAAGCTGAAGGTCGACGGCGACATGGGCAAGGCGATGGCACTGGCACAGGTCTTCACCTGACGCGATGAAGGCGGCCCCGCTTTACCACGACATCAGCGAAGGCCCCGACGACGGCGCCGCCTTCTGGATCACCACGGGCGACGATGTCCGCCTGCGGATCGCGGTCTGGGGCATGGGCGCTGCCAACGGTACCGTGCTGCTGTTCCCCGGCCGCACGGAATACGCCGAGAAATACGGCCGCGCGGCGCACCAGTTCCGGGATCGCGGCTTTGCCACCGTGGTCGTGGACTGGCGCGGGCAGGGTCTGGCGGACCGCCTGCACAGGGACCCGACGCTTGGCCATGTGGACCGCTTTACCGCCTATCAACGCGACGTCGCGGCGGTTGTGGCCGCGGCGGGGCGGCTGGGACTGCCGACGCCGCTTTACCTTGTGGCGCATTCCATGGGTGGGGCCATTGGTCTGCGGGCCTTGCATGAAGGGTTGGGCGTCAGCGCGGCGGTCTTCTCTGCCCCGATGTGGGGCATCGCGATCCCGCGCCTGATGCGGCCCGCGGCCTGGACGATCAGCGCGATCAGCCGCCCCTTGGGCCTTGGAACCCGCTTTACCCCCGGCACCGGGGGCAACACCTATCTGGTCGCCAACAATTTCGACGAAAACGACCTGACCGGCGATCCGGAGATGTTCGGATATATGCGCAATCAGGTCATCGCCCGGCCGGAACTGACGATCAGCGGGCCAAGCCTTGCATGGCTGCACGAGGCGCTGACCGAAATCCGCACCCTCACCCGGCGCAGACCGCCCGCATTGCCGACCCTGACCTATCTTGGGACGGATGAGCGGATCGTCTGCCCCAACGCGATCCACGGGCATATGCAGGACTGGCGGCACGGCGCGCTGCAGGTGATCGAGGGCGCCCGGCACGAGGTCCTGATGGAAGGCCCCGAGATCCGCGCCCGGGTCTTCGACGAGATCGCGGAACATTTCGCCCGACATCGGGAAACGCCCGAGAAAATAAGACTCCACGGTTGATGGGCATCCGAACGACATGGGGTCGTGCGGATAAACCGGAAGAACGGGCGCCTGCCCCAACGCGGGCCTATCCTTCGAATACACCACGGCAAAGATCGCTGGATCCGATGTAGGCTTGCGGTCTTGCCCCAGAGCATTTGCAGGCGAAAATGGCGGCACGCCTCCCTGAAGCTCGGCACAAACATTGGAGCAAATCTATATAAATGCTAAGTATCACCCATTCAGAAACACCGGGATGGATACCAGCGGCATGAAAATGCTCTTGAATGGAAGCGCGATTGCGGCGGTTGTGACACTTGCGGGTGCTGCCCATGCGGCCACCTATTCGGTCGATCACGACGGGCCCACCATCGATATTTTCGGCACCATCGAATTCACCGGAACGGGAACGTACACGCTTGACGCATTCGGCGCTGCGCTTGGCGGATATTCGTTCACCGCATCGAACAACGGCACCCTTGCCTATCTGTTCACCGACGCAAATAGCAGCATGGGCGGTGGCATCGGCTCCGAAATCACGGTCGAAGTCACGGCAAGCCAGATTCTCCTATGGACGACGAACACCGCACGTTACGAGCTTGATGGTTTTTTCGTGATGGCCGACGTGATAACCGACGGGTCGAGAGAGAACCTCCGCCTGTCGACGACCGAACTGGGGTATCGCACGCCCGACCGCGATACGATCGTCTTCGAAGCCGCAACCGTGCCTTTTGTCCTGGCCGAAATCGACACGCCCACGGTTCCCATTCCGGCAAGCTTGCCTATCCTCGCGTTCGGCCTGGGAATGCTGACAGTTGCAGGACGCCGCACAGCCTGAGGCCCGGCCCGGAAGCCAGCCTTCGGGTCTTCGGTGACATCGCGGACCATGTCGCCCGACACCGGAAAGCGCCCGCGTCGGACTGAACCGCCGGCGCGGACGCGGCCTAGCCCTGCGCCACCAGCCGATCCCGCGGCGGATGCCCGTTGAGCGTGTCGATCAGGTTCTGCGCGGCCATCATGCCCATCTGCCGGAAGGCCCGCGGGCTGAGCGCTGCGGCATGGGGCGAGAAAAGTGCGTTTTCCAGCCCGAAAAGCGGATGATCGGACGGGGGCGGCTCCGCCTCGAACACATCGAGGCCAATGCCGCCCAGCCGGGATGCCGCTTGGGTCAACGCGTTCTCATCCACCACGCCGCCCCGCCCGGTGTTCAGCACGATCGCCCCCGCTGGCAACAGCGCCAGTTCCGCCGCCCCGATCAGCCCCCGCGTCTCGGGCGTCAGCGGCAGATGCAGGCTCAGCACATCCGCCCGGGGCAAGGCCGCCCGCAGGTCCCGCACGACCTCAAATCCGATCTCCTCGGCCGTATGCCGACGGTGCCAGACGGTCACATTCATCCCGAACGCCTTGGCCAACTGCGCCACCCGGCGGCCAATGGCCCCGAAGCCCGCGATCAGCAACCGCCGCCCCTCCAGATCCTGCGGCACCAGGGCCCCGGCGCCTGCAAACCCGGTCCGCGCCGACCGGTCCATCGCCACGACGCGGCGCGACAGCGCCAGCATCATCATCAACGTATGCTCGGCCACCGCCCCGGCATTGGCGCCTGGCGTGTTCGTCACGACGATCCCGCGGGCCAGAGCCTCTGCTACCGGAATGTTGTCCACCCCGACCCCGTGCTTGGAGATCGTCTTGAGACCCGGCGCGGCGTCCAGCCACGCAACATCAAGCCGCGCGGTCCGCACCAGCCACGCCCGCGCCGCCATCAGGCCCGGCAATGGGTCCGCCATTTCCCAGCCCTTGCCGACATTCAGCCCCGCACCCTGCAACAGCGCCAGCGCGTCGTCATGGATCGGCTCTGTCAGATGCACATCGGTCATGGCGTGATCATGGGCATGGGGCAGGCCCGTTTGCAATGGCTGCCGCCGCAGGCCGGCCTATACTTCCCCGCATGGGCGTGCTGACCTTCACAGACCGGGGCATCTATTGCCCGGCGGGCGATTTCCATATCGACCCTTGGGCGCCGGTGGACCGGGCGCTGATTACCCACGGCCATGCCGACCATGCCCGCCCCGGTCATCGTGCCTATCTGGCCACAGCGGCGGCCGCCCCGGTGATGCGGCATCGGCTGGGCGATATATCGCTGGACACCGTCGCCTTTGGCGAAGCCCGGCAGATCGGCGATACGACGGTCTCGTTCCACCCCGCCGGCCATGTGCCCGGCTCTGCCCAGATCCGCGTGGAACATAGGGGCAAGGTCTGGGTGGTTTCCGGCGACTACAAGCTGACAGAGGACGGGCTGTCAGAGCCGTTCGAGCCTGTCGCCTGCCACGCCTTCATCAGCGAATGCACCTTTGGCCTGCCGATCTTCAAATGGGCCCCGCAGGGCGCGGTGATGGCCGAAATCAACGACTGGTGGGCCGGCAATGCGCACGCGGGCCGCTTTACCCTTCTGGGCGCCTATGCCCTTGGCAAGGCGCAGCGACTTCTGGCGGGCGTCGATGCCAGGATAGGCCCGATCCTGACCCATGGCGCGGTAGAGGCGACCTGCGCGGTGATGCGCGCACAGGGCATCGCGCTGCCCCCGACCGTTCCGGTCACGCCCGACACCGACCTACAGGCGCATCCCGGCGCGCTGGTCCTTGTCCCGCCTTCTGCCCTTGGCGCACCGTGGGCGCGGCGGTTCCGCCCGGCCGCGACCGGCGTGGCCTCGGGCTGGATGGCGCTCCGCGGGGTGCGGCGGCGGCGTGCGGTCGACCGGGGGTTCATCCTCTCCGACCACGCGGACTGGCCCGACCTGAATACCGCGATCCGGGAAACCGGGGCGGAGAAGGTCTTTGTCACCCATGGCTACACCGCCCCGTTCCGGCACTGGCTGGCCGAACAGGGATACGACGCGCACATCGTCGAGACGGCCTTTCAAGGCGAGAACCTAGAGACAGCCGAGGACGCGCCATGAAACGGTTCGCGGCCCTCTTCTCCGCACTCGACGGCACCACGAAAACCAACCCCAAGGTCGAGGCGCTGGCCGCCTATTTCGCCGAAGCGCCGGAGGACGACCGGTTGTGGACCGTCGCACTTCTGTCCGGCCGCCGCCCGAAACGCGCCGTCACCACCACCCGGCTGCGCGAATGGGCGGCGGAGCGGGCGGGCATACCCCTTTGGCTGTTCGAAGAATGCTATCCCGTGGTCGGCGACCTGGCAGAGACCATCGCGCTCTTGCTGCCGCCCGCCGCGGGGCAAAGCACCGCGCGGCTGTCGGACTGGATGCAGGCCATCCGCGATCTGGCCACGGTCGAGGAACCCGCGCGCAAGGCCCGTATCCTTGAGGCATGGGACAGCCTGAACGGCACGGAGAGGTTCCTGTTCAACAAGCTGATCACCGGCGGCTTTCGCGTGGGCGTCAGCCAGAAGCTGATGACCCGCGCGCTGGCCCGCGCGACCGGGATCGAAGAGACCGAACTCGCCCATCGCCTGATGGGCGACTGGACACCGGCCACGACCACATGGGGCCAGTTGATCGAGGCGCCCGACCCCGACGCCCGCAAGGCGACGCCCTATCCCTTCTACCTCGCCTATCAGCTTGAGGACGCGCCAGAGGCCCTTGGCCCGCCCTCCGACTGGTTCGCCGAATACAAGTGGGACGGCATCCGGGGGCAACTGGTGGTGCGGGGCGGCGCGCATTTCGTCTGGTCCCGCGGCGAGGAACTGATGACCGACCGCTTCCCCGACCTTGCGCCCGCCCGCGATTTCCTGCCCGAGGGCACGGTGCTGGATGGCGAGATCCTCGCCTGGGCCGACGACCGCCCCCTGCCCTTCGCCGCCCTGCAAAAGCGGATCACCCGCAAGACCGTGCCGAAGAAACTGCTGGCCGAGGCGCCTGTGGTATTCCGCGCCTATGACCTGCTGGAGGCCGACGGGCAGGACATCCGGCAAACGCCGCTGGCCGACAGGCGCGCGCGGATGGAGGCGATCCTTGGCGACGTGCCCGCCACCGCCCCCCTGTCCCCGTCGCCGCTGTTGCCCTTCGATGACTGGGCGCAGTTGGTGGCGTTACGCGGCGGCGCGCGAAAGATCGGGGCCGAGGGTGTCATGCTGAAACGCAAGGCCGCGCCCTATCTTTCAGGTCGGAAGAAAGGCGACTGGTGGAAATGGAAGCTCGCCCCCCTGACGGTGGACGCGGTGATGATCTATGCGCAGGCGGGGCACGGGCGGCGCGCGACGCTGTATACCGATTTCACCTTCGCGGTGTGGGACGGTGACGAACTGGTGCCCTTCACCAAGGCCTATTCCGGCCTGACCGATGCGGAGTTTCGCGAAATCACCGCCTGGGTGCGCAAAAACACGCTGCAACGCTTCGGCCCGGTGCGGCAGGTCAAACCGGAGCATGTGTTCGAGATCGCGTTTGAAGGCATCCAGGAAAGCCCCCGGCACAAATCCGGCATCGCGCTGCGGTTTCCCCGGATGGCCCGCTGGCGCCGCGACAAGCCGGTGGCAGAGGCGAACACGCTTGAGGATTTGAAGGCGCTGCTGGGGTGACCTCCCCCTGCGCCAAGGCGATGCCCGCGCCGGATTCTTGGGTCGGCCGCCCGGATACTCTATGCCCGCGCCCACCGGTGCATCACATCGCCACCGATGATCCGGGTCTCACACAACTGAAACCGCGGCGCCTCGGCCAAACGGTCGACGCCCATCGCGCCCAGCGACGGCCGCCCCTCTGCGCCCAAGGCCAGCCCGGCGGTGAAGCCGACCAGCTCGTCCACCAGCCCCGCCGACAGGAAGGACGCCGCCAAACTGCCGCCGCCTTCGCAGAAGACCCGGGTCAGGCCCGCCGCGCCAAGGGCCGACAGGATCGCGGCGGGATCAAGCTGCCCACCCGGCCCCACCGCAACCTCGATCAGCCGCGCCCCAAGGGCCTGCCACGCCGCGGCGATGTCGGGCGCCACCCCCGGACCGTGGCAGAGCCAGACCGGAACATCGCGCGCCGTGCGCCCCAACTGCCCGTCAAGCGGCAGATCCAGCCTGCGGGAACAGACCACCCGCACCGGCTGATGGGCCACACCCAACCCGCGCACGGTCAATGACGGGTCGTCATCGCGCGCGGTCCCGCCGCCGACCAGAACCGCATCATGGCGCGCGCGCAAGGCATGCACCATCCGCCGGGCCGCGGGGCCGGTGATCCATTGGCTTTCGCCGGTCGCAGTCGCGATCCGTCCATCGAAGGAACTGGCGAGCTTCAGCGTCAGCGTCGGCCGCCCCTCCATCCGGGCCAGCAGGAACCCGCGATGGTCGCGCCGGGCAACATCGGCCAGCACACCCGTCACGACCTCCACCCCGGCCGCGCGCAGCATCGCGTGCCCGCCGCCCGCAACCCGGGGGTCCGGGTCTTCAATCGCGGTCACAACGCGGGCGACCCGGGCCGCGATCAGCGCCTCGGCGCAGGGCGGGGTCTTGCCGTGATGGGCGCATGGTTCCAGGCTGACATAGGCGGTGGCCCCTTGTGCGGCCGCGCCCGCCTGCGCCAGGGCCTGCGGTTCGGCATGAGGCCGCCCCCCGGGCGCCGTCCAGCCCCGGCCGACCACCCGGCCATCCTTCACGATGACACAGCCCACGGCGGGGTTCGGCCAGACACGGCCCTGCCCCCGCGCGCCCAGCGACAAGGCCAGCGCCATGAAGCGCGCGTCGGTGTCGGGGCTCACTCCTCGCCCGGGGCGTTGGGGCGCAGTTCGCTGACGAACTTGTCGAAATCGCCCGCTTCCTGGAAGTTCTTGTAGACGCTGGCAAAGCGCACATAGGCGACGGTGTCGATCCGGGCCAAGGCCTCCATCACGATCTCACCGATGGTTTTCGACGGAATGTCGGTCTCGCCCATGCTTTCCAGCCGCCGCACGATGCCAGAGACCATCTGGTCCACCCGTTCCGGCTCTACCGGGCGTTTCTGCAACGCGATGCGGATGGAGCGTTCCAGCTTGTCGCGGTCGAAATCCTCGCGCCGGCCGTTCGACTTGATGACGACAAGGTCGCGCAACTGCACCCGTTCATAGGTGGTGAAGCGCCCGCCACAGGCCGGGCAGAACCGGCGCCGCCGGATCGCCACGTGATCCTCCGCAGGCCGGGAATCCTTCACCTGCGTGTCGATATTCCCACAAAACGGGCAGCGCATGGGCCTGACCTCGGTGCTGAAATAGACTTTTCCACAGCGACTATAGGGGCCCCTCCAGAATTTGGGTAGAGGCCATTTTGCGTTCTATATGTTGGGCTCAGTCCTGATGCAGATGGGCCGCAATCTCTCGCCGATGGGGCGCTATCCGGTGCTCGTACAGGTAAATCCCCTGCCATGTGCCCAGAACCGGGCGCCCCGCCTGCACCGGGATCGACAGCGACACCGGCAAGAGGGCTGCCTTGATATGGGCGGGCATGTCGTCGGGCCCTTCGGCCGTGTGGCGCAGATAGGCCATCGACGGATCGGTGGTCGGTGGGATCAGGCGGGACAGGAATGCCTCCATATCCGTGCGCACATCCGGATCGGCGTTTTCCTGGATCAGCAGAGAGCAGGAGGTATGGCGCACGAACAACGTCAACAGGCCGTCGCCATGACCCCGGGGCCAGTCCCGCACCTCGCCCGTGAATTCATAGAGTCCGGGGCCGCGGGTCTTGACGGAAAAGGTTGTCTGCATTGGGGTCACCTCCCACGAAAAGGGGCGCCGACCGCGCCCCTGTCCGATACCAGTCTCACGTCAGCCCGTCAGGCGGGCACCAGATCCTCGGCCACCCATTCGTGACCGGACTTGCCGTGGTAGAAGCCGTTGACGAAGGGCGCGTCGATGCCAAGTTCGCGCAAGCGCGCAGCCCCTTCCCCGGCCCCGATACGGCCTTGCAGCACATCGTCGTAGAGCCGCGTCACGGCGATCATGTCGCAGCTATGGGGCATCACGCGGAAATGGGTCACGCCGATCCGCTTCATGTCGTCCATGTCGGCCATCATGTCGAGATAGCCGTAGCTGAGCGTCTGGATCCCGTTGATGGCGAGGAACGGCTTGTCGTCCATCGTCTTCAGCACCATGCCGTCCGGGTCCTCGCCGCAGACGAACTGACAGTTGTCCTTGGTGCGGGCATGGGCCCGGGCATGATAACAGCGCGCCGACAGCGCCAGAGAGGCGCGGCCGAAGACCTGAAGCTCAAGCCCCACGCCCAGTTCCTGTGCCTTGGCGCCGAGTTTCTCGACGGCCGAGCGCGGCAGTTCCGGCAACAGCGCGAAATGCGTCGCCCCCTGCGCGGCCAGATAGGCCATCGTGTCCTCGTTATAGACGTTCAGCAGCGCGCCGATGCGGTGCGGCTTGTCCTTCAGATGCAACAACGCGGCGGTGTTGTTCACCTCCAGGTCGCGGCCTTCCTGCTGCGACCACTCCATCAGGATGTTGCGCTCGCGCTTGATCACGACCTCGGAGAAGGAGGCATAGACAACCGTCTTGCCCGCCTTCGTCAGGCGCTCGGCCACCTGATCCATGTGCTTGTCGTCGAAGAAGGGCGTCCGCTTGGAACAGATCACCTCGCCCAGATAGACGGTGCTGACCGGGCTTTCATCGGCGATGCGGTTGTAGAAGTCGATCTTCTGTTCGGCAGGCCAATGGAAGAGGTTCGGCCCCAGTGTAAGTTCGACAGCCATCGTTACCTCCACTTCTTGGTCTTCAGCGCACCCTCGGTGTGCTTCTGACCCTCGGTCAGCGCGACGAGGTCGGCCAGTTTCGGCTCTTGCCCCGCCATGATCGAGTCGACGGCCTCGCGGAAGGCGGCGACCACCTTCTTGACATAGGCCCGGCTCCGCTGCCGCCCCTCGATCTTGAAGGCGTGCACTCCCGCATTGATCAGTTCCGGCAGCATGGTGGAGGCGTTCAGGCTGATCGGTTCCTCGAATGCGTAATAGCCGTCATCCCGGCAATCGGCCTTGTAGCGGCCCTTGCAGATGGTCGGATAGCCCGCGGTTTCATCGGGCTTGAACCGGTCGATCATGTAGTCGCCAAGGATCGTCGACAGGCTGCCATCGGCGCCGCGTTCGTATTTCACGCAAGCGGCCGGAGAGCACGCCCCGTCCATGTTGGTCGACTGACCGGTGACATAGTTGGTCAGCGAGCAGCGCCCCTCGACCATCAGCCCGTGGTTACCGAAGATGAAGGTCTCCACCTCGCAGGGGATTTCCTCGACCAGCCCCTTGATCTCGGAAATCGTCATGATGCGGGGCAGGACTACCCGCTTCACGCCGAATTCGCGCACGTAATAGGTGATCGCCTCGGGCGAGGAGGCCGCCGCCTGCACCGACAGGTGGATGCGCATGTCGGGGTGGTTTTTCTGGATGTAGTCGGCCACCGCGATATCGGCGACGATGCAGGCATCCGCGCCAAGGCGGGCCGACAGGTCCACCGCCTCTTTCCACAGGTCGACATTCCCGGCGGGCGGGAAGGTGTTCAGCGTGATCAGCACCTTGGTGCCGCCGTCATGGGCGTACTGGATGGATTTCTCCATCTCTTCGGGGGTGAAGTTCAGCCCCGTGAAGTTCCGCGCATTGGTAGCGTTCTGATAGCCGCAATAGACGGCATCGGCGCCCGCGTCCACGGCGCTGCGAAGCGCCGCAGGGGTACCGGCCGGGCAGATCAGTTCGGGCTTGATCATGACGTGGCCTCTTTTCGTTTCTTGGAGTTCTCGGCGGCACGGCGCAGCACGTTCAGTGCAGCCCGCCCCGGCGGACCGAACATGTCGGCCACGCTTTCGGCGATCGGGTCTTCCACGTCGTCCAGCGCGTTACGCAGGCACACGATGGCCTCGGTATCCCCGGTCACGATCAGGTCGCGCGAGAAGAACAGCGCATCGCCGTCCTGTTCGGTGTCCATCAGCGTCAGCAGGTCGAGGAACTTGCCCGAGATGCGCGCCGCATGGGGCGGCGGGTTGCGGCGATTGACGGCGCGGAAATCCAGCGCGTCCGGATCGGGCCGCAGATACAGCATCAGCGGGATGTCCACCGGATCGATCAGGAAATAGGCGTGCCGATGCGGCCCCAACCGGTCGAACATGTCCGGGTTGTCGGCGGCGATCTTGTGCACGACGCGCTTCAGGATCGGGTTGAGAAGAAACAGCGGCAGCGGCGGCGCGAAGGGAAAGCCCCCCCGCCCGCCCGGAACGCTTTGCTTTTGCGGTTCGGTTATCATGTCAGGTCGATACCCGGCTTGGGACAAATCCGACTTGACCTACGTCAAACCGCCGCGGCTGTCGGCAGCACGAATTGTCACAGCGGGGACAGTGGCGCGGGACCGCCCCGCCACGCGAAAAGTTTCGCATGCGAAATCAAGGATTTGTTAAGGTCTCACATGGGCGTGAGGGGCGCGGGCTCAGCCGTCCCACGGCCATTGGAAGACCGGGCGGCAAGAGATGCGCCCATGGGCCATGCTGAAATTGCTGCCGACCCTGTCCACCTGCATCGACAGGTCATCGCCCCGCGGGGTCTGGGCGGCCTCTTGCAGGTCGGCATCCGGCTGGATGGTGAAGACAACGCTGGTTCGCCGCGGGTCCGCATCGCTGCGCCCGCGTGGTTTGACCACGTAAAGGCGCCGGTTGGGAAGCGCGCGCAGTTGGCGCTCCGCATACTCCGCTGCCGCGCACCAGAAATCGCCGGGCCCGTCGCCGGGGCCGGCAAAGACCTCGAACTGGCCGGGGATGGTGGCGTCGGGGACGACAAGGTTGCCGCGGGTGGGGGTATGGATCGCGCGGGGAGCGTCGGATTTCGGCGCCGGAACACAGGCGGTGAGGAGGAGCGCGGCGGCAAGCAGGGCGGCGGGATGGCGCATGGGACGGGCTTTCGGTTCAGACGTCCCCAAGGCTACGACGGATCGGCGCCCGGCAACAGACCATCACGCCGCGGGAACGTACACTTTGGCGAGACCGTTGGGGGTTATGCCGGCGTTTGGCCCGTGGGGGAGCGGGACAGGCGTTGGCCAATGCAGAGCATCGGGCACATCCCATTCTAGCCGTCATCCGCTCATATTCGCGAACGGTAAGCGGCCGTATTCAGAAACGAAACCTTTCAGCAAACACCTTTTGAGTGCATGAGGATCATCACTTGTCGTCCTGCAAAAGACCGGCAAGGATCGGGCGTTGGCAATCTGCCACATCATGCGCCCACCCCAATGCGCGGCTCGCTTACCGCAACCAAATCGCGCGAACGCTACAAGCCGGGTCCGTAGGTTAGATTTCTGTCCAGTCCCACCAGCTTTTCCAAAGTAGAGCACGGATGCGCCGGAGACCCAGTTCTCGTGCAACTCGGACACCGACACATTAGGGTTCTGTCCTTTGAAAAAGCCGCCCGTACCAATGCCCAAGAACTCCGGCTTCTCAGAAGGATCGAAACCTACCGCATAGACACCCTGCGCATCCGGCACACGGCTTGGATTTAGAAGGATATCTTCAAAAGACCCTGCCGCCGTAAATCCAGCAAG
The genomic region above belongs to Rhodovulum sp. P5 and contains:
- a CDS encoding helicase-related protein, which codes for MAEQSRVTAVLGPTNTGKTHYAIERMLAHRTGVIGLPLRLLAREVYDRIVALRGPSCVALVTGEERIVPDRAQYWVCTVEAMPTGTGADFLAVDEIQLCADPERGHVFTDRLLNARGQHETLFLGAETMRGAIAALVPRAQFMRRERFSDLSYSGSKKISRMPPRAAIVGFSVENVYAIAELIRRQKGGCAVVMGALSPRTRNAQVALYQNGDVDYLVATDAIGMGLNLDIKHVAFSALAKFDGRRMRPLWPNELAQIAGRAGRHTQSGTFGVTGEARPLDEEVVEAIVENRFDPVRKLQWRSSRLDFGSPERLIAALETRTSNDWLSRAREVDDLHALKTLSALPEIRDRVRDGRDVKLLWDVCRIPDFRGISTAEHTGMLESIFGFLQGGGRVPDDWLAGQIRRIDRTDGDIDTLSKRLAYIRTWTFVAQRSGWVSDESHWRELTRAVEDRLSDALHGALTQRFVDRRTSVLLRRLKQKEGLVAEVNDKGEVTVEGEFVGRLEGCRFRQDSTSSPDEARTLRQAALAALAPEFHLRADRFYNAPDTELDFTEQGGLMWGEHAVGKLVAGADPLKPMVEAFVDEEAGAEIVEKVRRRLQHFIDRRIATLFEPLLNLQRDETLTGLPRGFAFQMVEALGILPRDRVADDVKALDQDARGALRKHGLRFGQFTIFMPLLLKPAPTRLRLVLWSLHKGLDEFPESPPPGLVTIPVAEGTPAEHHTLAGYRAAGSRAIRIDMLERLADLLRVEDTRGGFEAKPDMLSITGTTLEQFADLMQGLGYKAERGERPKVKPAPAEQPAGEQPADVAEATAEETPAASSEAEAAAVEAAAPEAAPVETAPEEVPPATEVDADAAPADAADSAEETADGVPEIEVFYTFAWAPRRRGGPRGERGDRPQGKGKPRGGGKPGGKPKGKGGGPRGDKPKSFEARPPRKEKPIDPDNPFAAALMGLKDKK
- a CDS encoding alpha/beta fold hydrolase, with the translated sequence MKAAPLYHDISEGPDDGAAFWITTGDDVRLRIAVWGMGAANGTVLLFPGRTEYAEKYGRAAHQFRDRGFATVVVDWRGQGLADRLHRDPTLGHVDRFTAYQRDVAAVVAAAGRLGLPTPLYLVAHSMGGAIGLRALHEGLGVSAAVFSAPMWGIAIPRLMRPAAWTISAISRPLGLGTRFTPGTGGNTYLVANNFDENDLTGDPEMFGYMRNQVIARPELTISGPSLAWLHEALTEIRTLTRRRPPALPTLTYLGTDERIVCPNAIHGHMQDWRHGALQVIEGARHEVLMEGPEIRARVFDEIAEHFARHRETPEKIRLHG
- a CDS encoding tetratricopeptide repeat protein, coding for MWSGPALAADDRAAELLQELQRPDLPNWKNVENAIWSEWSRSGSPSADLLLKRGRDAVEESDFDTAIAHLTALTDHAPDFAEGFNVRALAFFRSGRYGPAMADLERTLALNPSHFGALSGLGAILEEVGRYDDALRAFEAARAIHPHDPDLEDAVTRLERLTSGQTL
- a CDS encoding SCP2 sterol-binding domain-containing protein — encoded protein: MSETIDKVVEIMGGKVGPGFDGIAKFVIEDEGAVIVDCDGVRAGDDEADVTLTATLDTFRDMLEGDLNPTAAFMTGKLKVDGDMGKAMALAQVFT
- a CDS encoding hydroxyacid dehydrogenase; protein product: MTDVHLTEPIHDDALALLQGAGLNVGKGWEMADPLPGLMAARAWLVRTARLDVAWLDAAPGLKTISKHGVGVDNIPVAEALARGIVVTNTPGANAGAVAEHTLMMMLALSRRVVAMDRSARTGFAGAGALVPQDLEGRRLLIAGFGAIGRRVAQLAKAFGMNVTVWHRRHTAEEIGFEVVRDLRAALPRADVLSLHLPLTPETRGLIGAAELALLPAGAIVLNTGRGGVVDENALTQAASRLGGIGLDVFEAEPPPSDHPLFGLENALFSPHAAALSPRAFRQMGMMAAQNLIDTLNGHPPRDRLVAQG